TGCGGATTCAGTTAACAGTCTCCATTCCCCTGACAACGTTGTCCAGGGCCTATGCTCGACGCCACACCCTCGCACACCGGACGACGACAGGACAGCGCACTGTGGCCGAGACCGACCGTCACCCGCCGACGGCGGGCCGCACCCGAGGCCCCGAGCCCCGCTACGGCAATCGGCCCACCATGAAGGACGTCGCCGCGCGGGCAGGCGTCGGCCTGAAAACCGTCTCCCGGGTGGTCAACGGCGAACCCGGCGTCACGCCCGACACCGAGCGCCGGGTGCAGGAGGCCATCGAGTCCCTCGGCTTCCGCCGAAACGACAGCGCACGGGTGCTGCGCAAGGGCCGCACCGCCTCGATCGGGCTGGTGCTCGAAGATCTCGCCGACCCCTTCTACGGCCCGCTGAACCGCGCCGTGGAGGAGGTCGCCCGCGCCCATGGCGCCCTGCTCATCAACGGTTCGAGCGCCGAGGACCCGGAGCGCGAGCAGGAGTTGGTGCTCGCGCTCTGCGCCCGCCGGGTGGACGGGCTGATCGTCATCCCGGCCGGCCACGACCACCGCTATCTGGAGCCCGAGATAAAGGCGGGCGTCGCCACGGTGTTCGTGGACCGCCCGGCCGGGCAGATCGACGCGGACGTGGTGCTCTCCGACAGCTTCGGCGGCGCCCGCAAGGGCGTGGCGCATCTGATCGCGCACGGCCACCGCCGTATCGGATTCATCGGCGACCAGCCGCGTATCCACACCGCCGTCGAGCGTGTACGTGGCTACCGCGCCGCCATGGAGGACGCCGGGCTCGTGGTGGACGAGAGCTGGGTGTCGCTGGGGTCCACCGCGCCGGAGCGGGTGCGGGCGGCGGTCGAGGCGATGCTGGCGGGGCCCGAGCCGGTCACCGCGCTGTTCGCCGGCAACAACCGGGTGACGGTGACGGCCGTACGAGTCCTGGCGGAGCGCGACCGGCCGGTCGCGCTGGTCGGGTTCGACGACATCGAGCTCGCCGACCTGCTCGGCATCACGGTCATCGCCCAGGACGCCGCGACTCTGGGGCGTACCGCCGCCGAGCGGCTGTTCCGCCGTCTCGACGGCGTGGACGACGAGCCCGCGCAGGTGGCGCTGGAGACGGTGCTGATCCCGCGCGGCTCGGGCGAGCTCCCGCCGCCTGCGGACCAGTAGGCCGGGCACCGGCCCGGTTACTTGGCTGTGGCCGTGAGGTCGCCGCGGCGAGGCGAGGCGAACCGCTCGAGATCCTCGCGGGTGAGACCGGTGAGCCCGACGACCTCGGCGGTGTCCAGGGCTCCGCAGTCGATTCCGCGCAGCAGATAGCCGCTGAGTGCCTTGGCGGTGGCGGGCTCGTCCATGACATCGCCGCCCGAGTGGTTGGCGTACGCGGACAGCCGGGCGGCCGCCTGCTCGAAACCCTCGCGGTAGAAGGCGAAGACGGCGGCGTAGCGGGTCGGGAGGTGGCCCGGGTGCATGTCCCAGCCCTGGTAGTAGGCGCGGGCCAGCGCCCGGCGGGTGAGCCCGTAGTGCAGCCGCCAGGCGTCGTGCACCTTCTCGGTCGTACCGACCGGCAGCACGTTGGTGGAGCCGTCGGAGACGCGCACGCCGGTGCCCGCGGCCGCGACCTGCATGACGGCCTTGGCGTAGTCGGCGGCAGGGTGGTCGCTCGCCTGGTACGCGGCGCTGACGCCGAGGCAGGCGCTGTAGTCGAAGGTGCCGTAGTGCAGTCCCGTGGCCCGGCCCCGGGCGGCGTCGATCATCCGGGCCACGGCGGCAGTGCCGTCGGCGGCGAGGATGGACTGGCTGGTCTCGATCTGGATCTCGAAGCCGATCCGGCCGGCCTCCAGGCCGCGAGCCTTCTCGAACTCCTCGACGAGCCGCACCATCGCGGTGACCTGCTCGGTGTAGGTGACCTTGGGGAGCGTCAGGACGAGTCCGGCGGGCAGACCGCCGGACTCCATCAGCCCGGTGAGGAAGATGTCGAGGGTACGGATGCCGCGGTCGCGTACGGCTGCTTCCATGCACTTCATGCGGATGCCCATGTAGGGGGCCGCGGCGCCTCCCCCGCTCTCCGGCCGGGAGGCACCCCGCGCGTACGCCTCATTGATCAGACGGGCGGCACGGGCCGCGTCGGCGTCCTCGTCGGCGTCGCCGCGGCCGCCGTAGCCGTCCTCGAAGTCGACGCGCAGGTCCTCGACGGGCTCGCGCTCCAGCTTGGCCCGTACGCGGTCGTACACCGGTGCCGCGAGCTCGTCACCGAGGCCGAGGACGGCGGCGAAGGACGCGGCGTCCGGGGCGTGCTCGTCGAGCGCCGCCAGCGCCCGGTCGCCCCAGGAGCGGATGGTGTCGGCGGCGAAGACGTCACCGGGTACGTAGACGGTGTGGACGGGCTGGCGGGTGCCGGGGTCTCCCGGGTATCGGCGGGCGAGTTCCTCGTCCACCGGCGCGAGGGAGGCGCTGATGCCCTCGCTGACCGCTCCGGCGAGGCTCGTTGCCACCTTCTCCTGCTGACCCATCCTGGACCCTCCGGTTTTCCGCTCCACGGAATCAACAATCCGTATGGCGAAGTTAATAGGCGGTCGCGACCTGCGTCAATGGTCACCCGAAAGCGTGCGGGGCCGCGCGGTGGTGTTCACCGCACGGCCCCGGGCCGTAGAAGACTTCCGCAGGTCAGCCCTTGCGGGTCTGCACCTCTGCGGTGAGCTGGGGAACGACCTCGAAGAGGTCGCCGACCACGCCGTAGTCGACCAGGTCGAAGATCGGGGCCTCGGCGTCCTTGTTGATGGCGACGATGGTCTTCGAGGTCTGCATGCCGGCCCGGTGCTGGATCGCGCCGGAGATGCCGGAGGCGATGTACAGCTGCGGGGAGACCGACTTGCCGGTCTGGCCGACCTGGTTGGAGTGCGGGTACCAGCCGGCGTCCACGGCGGCGCGCGAGGCACCGACAGCGGCACCGAGCGAGTCGGCCAGCGACTCGATGATGTGGAAGTTCTCGGCGCCGTTGACGCCACGGCCGCCGGAGACCACGATCGCGGCCTCGGTCAGCTCGGGGCGGCCGGTCGACTCACGCGGGGTGCGCGAGACGACCTTGGTGCCGGTGGCCGCCTCGGAGAAGGTGACGGCCAGGGTCTCGACGGCACCCGCGGCCGGAGCGGCCTCCACGGGGGCCGAGTTCGGCTTCACGGTGATGACCGGAGTGCCCTTGGAGACACGGGACTTGGTGGTGAAGGAGGCGGCGAACGCGGACTGCGTGGCCACCGGGCCCTCGTCGCCGGCCTCGAGGTCGACGGCGTCGGTGATGATGCCGGAGCCGATACGGACCGCCAGGCGGGCCGCGATCTCCTTGCCCTCGGCGGAGGACGGGACGAGCACGGCGACCGGGGAGACGGCCTCGTACGCGGCCTGCAGCGCGTCCACCTTCGGGACCACGAGGTAGTCGGCGAACTCGGGCGCGTCGGCGGTGAGGACCTTGACCGCACCGTGCTCGGCGAGCGCGGGTGCGGTGGCCCCGGCGCCGGAGCCGAGGGCGACGGCGACGGGCTCGCCGATGCGGCGGGCCAGCGTCAGCAGTTCAAGGGTGGGCTTGCGGACGGCGCCGTCCACGTGGTCGACATAGACGAGAACTTCAGCCATGGGATTGCTCTCCTGCGAATGCGAAGTATCTGGGGGCAGTTGGGGGCAGCGGGCCTTAGATGAACTTCTGGCTCGCAAGGAACTCGGCCAGCTGCTTGCCGCCCTCGCCCTCGTCCTTGACGATCGTGCCGGCACTGCGGGCCGGACGCTCGGCGGCCGAGTCGACCGCGGTCCAGGCGCCCTCGAGGCCGACCTCGTCGGCCTCGATCTCGAGGTCCTCCAGGTCCAGCGACTCCACCGGCTTCTTCTTGGCGGCCATGATGCCCTTGAAGGACGGGTAGCGGGCCTCGCCCGACTGGTCCGTCACCGAGACGACGGCAGGCAGCGACGCCTCGAGCTGCTCCGACGCGGTGTCGCCGTCACGGCGGCCCTTGACGACGCCGTCCTCGACCGAGAGCTCGGAGAGCAGCGTGACCTGCGGAACGCCCAGGCGCTCGGCGAGGATCGCCGGGAGCACGCCCATGGTGCCGTCGGTGGAGGCCATACCGGCGATGACCAGGTCGTAGCCGGTCTTCTCGATGGCCTTGGCGAGCACCAGCGAGGTGCCCATGACGTCGGTGCCGTGCAGATCGTCGTCCTCGACGTGGACGGCCTTGTCGGCGCCCATGGAGAGCGCCTTGCGCAGCGCGTCCTTGGCGTCCTCGGGGCCCACCGTCAGCACGGTGATCTCCGCGTCGTCCGCCTCGTCGGCGATCTGCAGCGCCTGCTCGACCGCGTACTCGTCGAGCTCCGACAGCAGGCCGTCGACGTCTTCGCGGTCGACAGTCAGGTCATCGGCGAAGTGCCGGTCGCCGGTGGCGTCGGGCACGTACTTCACACAGACAACGATCCTCAAGCTCACGCCGGCTCTCCTACTGCATCGTCTCTATTGAGCTGCCTTCTGCTGGCAGCATAGGCGCCTTACTGGGCGGATCCCGGTCGGGGCGGCCTGCGCTCCGAACGAAGTATTACTCGTCAGTACACCCAGCTCCTTCCCCATATGCAAGCGCTTAGGTCTGTGACCTTGCCAACGCTCCGTAACCGGCGGCTTGCGGGAACTCTCAGTCCCGCAGAGCGTTGAAGCGCCCCTGGTGGTAGAGCAGCGGACGGCCGGCCCCCGCGGGGTCTCCGACGACGGCCTCGGCGATCACGATGCGGTGGTCCCCCGCCTGGACGCGGCCGACGACACGGCACACCAGCCAGGCCAGTACGCCGTCGAGGACCGGGACGCCCTCTGGACCGGTGCTCCACCGGGTGGGCTGCGCGAAACGGTCGGCGCCCCTGCGCGCGAAGGTCGCGGCCAGCTCCTGCTGGTGCTCGCCGAGTATGTGCACGCCGACGTGCTCGGCCCTGGCTATGACCGGCCAGCTGGACGAGGACGTACCCACGCCGAACGAGATCAAGGGCGGTTCGGCGGCTACGGAGTTGAGGGAGGTGGCGGTGAATCCGACGGGGTTGTCGCCCTGGGCGGTGATCACCGCGACGCCCGCGGCGTGCTGCCGGAAGACGGAGCGGAGCAGGTCGGGGGAGGCCAGCTGAGCGGTGCCGAGATCGGGCGAAGCCGTCATGGAGTTGTCCTTCTGCGGTGGATACGAACGGGGCGGCCGTGGCTGCTCAGAAAGCCGGACAGCGCGCACTCGCGTTTCGGACGAGGTCCACATGGGGCCGCCCGTGGAGAAGGAGGTCTTGAGGCACAGCGTCAGCGTGACGATTGATGGCAGGCGCAGTCAAGCGTGTCCCAGGATGTGCGACACGGGTCACGGGACGTCACACCGCCTGTCCGAGCGCGGCGATCACATCCGCCTTGCGGGGCTGGCCCGAGGCCCTGGTGACGATGCGGCCGCTCGCGTCGAGCACCAGCACGGTGGGTGTCTTGAGGATGTTCAGGTCACGGACCAGAGCGAGCCGCTCCTCCGCGTCGATCTCCACATGCGACACGCCGTCAATCATGTCCGAGACTTCGGCGAGAGTGCGCCGGGTCGCCCGGCACGGCGCGCAGAACGCGCTGGAGAACTGGACAAGCGTCGCCCGCCGGCCCAGCTCCACGCCCAACTCGGCCGCACCGAGCCGTCTCCCCGCGTCCCGACCGCGCACCTTCAGCCTCCCGCTGCTCCGCTGCCGCCAGAGCCCAAAGGCGCTCGCCGCCGCGAGCACCACCGCACACACCACGAGTCCCGTCATCCACGAATACAGCGTTCACAGGACCGCAAAGATTCCCGGTCCCGCACGCGGATCTTCTGCGCGATGCTGTCGGGCATGGACATCGACGCAAGGGGCCCCCGCTTCGGAGCCGCCGTCACCACGCTCGTACTCGCCGCGGTTCTCGTCACGGGCAGCGGCTTCCCGCTCGCCTGGCAGGCCCTCTGCTTCGCCGCGGGAGCAGTGTTCGGCGTACCGCGTTCTCCGTACGGATGGCTTTTCCGCACCGCGGTACGGCCGCGCGTCGGGCCGCCGGCCGAGTTCGAGTCGCCGGCTCCGCCGCGCTTCGCGCAGGCCGTTGGCCTGGCGTTCGCCCTGCTCGGACTGGGCGGCTATTTCTGGGGGCCGTCGTGGCTCGCTCTCACCGCCACCGGATGCGCCCTGGCCGCCGCGTTCCTCAACGCCGTATTCGGGTACTGCTTGGGGTGCGAGCTGTACCCGCTCTTCCGCCGCGCCACCACGGCCCGTTCATGACGGGACAGGTAAACACGTGACAAGAATCTCGCCCGCCCGAGCCGCCAGGGCTGGTCAGTACGCCGCGCATGGGGCACGATCTGCCCAATGCCGAAAACCTACGGCTGCGTAACTTCCGCCGGGAGAACCCTCCCCGGGCACAACAGAAGGGCCTTCTCCAGATGGCAGAGATCGTCTATCGGCCGGTCATCGGCGCCGCTCGAACCCTGTTCAAGGCGCTGGACCTGAAGATCGACACTCAGGGTTCGGAGAACATCCCACGCTCGGGCGGCGCTGTGCTCGTCAGCAATCACATCAGCTACCTGGACTTCATCTTCACCGGACTCGCGGCGCTCCCCCAGAAGCGCCTGGTGCGCTTCATGGCGAAGGAATCCGTCTTCCGGCACAAGATCTCCGGCCCGCTGATGCGCGGAATGAAGCACATCCCGGTGGACCGCACGCAGGGTGAGACGGCGTACGCGCACGCGCTCGACTCGCTGCGCTCGGGCCAGATCATCGGCGTCTTCCCGGAGGCGACGATCTCGCAGTCGTTCACACTCAAGAGCTTCAAGTCTGGTGCGGCACGACTGGCCCAGGAGGCCGGCGTACCGCTGATCCCGATGGCTCTGTGGGGCACCCAGCGGATCTGGACCAAGGGCCGGCCGCGCAACTTCAGGCGCAGCCACATCCCCATCACCATCCGCGTCGGCGAGCCGGTCGAGGCCCCCGCCGACCAGTACGCGGGCGCGATCACCCGGCGGCTGCGCGAGCGCTGCCAGGAGCTGCTGGAAGCGGCCCAGCGCGCCTATCCCGTACGCCCCAAGGACGCGAGCGACACCTGGTGGGTGCCCGCGCACCTCGGGGGTACGGCGCCGACTCCGGCAGAGGTCCGCGAGGCGGGCTGAAACTCACGAGCCGTTACTGGGGCGGCAGACACTGATCCGCGCCCCGGGGCTCAACTTCTCCAGCGACTCGGCGAGTTCGGCGGCTGCGGCCTCGAGCTCGCCGTTCGTCATCGGGGCCATGCCCTCGAGCAGGAAGAGCGCGTTCACCGACTCCTCGGTGAGCCGGGTGCGTACGCCCTGGCGCCAGTTCCAGCGCCGGCAGGTGACGCCTTCGTCGTCGCACCAGATCACCTCGCCGGGCTCGGGACGCTCGACCGTCTCCTCGCCCCCTGCGACGGTGCCGAACGGCTCCTCGCCCGTGGCCCGTACGAGCCGCATTCCGCCCTGGATGTGGTCGGTGTCCTCGCCACCGACCGGGATCAGATGGGCCACGCTGATCGCGTTGTAGAGATCGACCAGCCGGTTGATGCGCGGCAGCCCGCCGTCGGCGAGCGCCCGCCTGGCCAGCGCCTCGGCGGAATTGCGCGTACGGGACGGCTTGGCGCCGAAGGCGGAGTACGCCGCGCGCCAGGCCACCATGTGCGGGTCCTCGTGCGGGGCGCGCCCGTCCAGGCGTTCGGCGAGCCTGCGCGCGGCATCGTCCAACAGGGCCGAACTGTCGGCGTTGCTCTCCCCGTTGACCAGGCCGCGCGCCTCGACGGCTAGATGGGTGAAGCCGGGCGCGAGGTCCCGGACCTCGTCGGAGACGGTGAGCGTGAGCGTCATGGTTCTTCGTGCCTCACAGTTCGGCCGGGTACAGGGTCCAGAGAGTCTCCTGGTCGGGCGCCGCCCTGAGGGCGGCGAGCACGGCCGGATGAGGTACATCATAGAGCACTGGATAGTCCATTCCATTGGACTCCTGGCGTATATCGAAAGCGAGGCGCTCCTTCACCAGCGAGAACTGCGCATCGATCCCGGGCCTGTTGCCACGCGGATCCAGCCGCGCCCACTCCTCCCTGCCCGGAAGCTTCAGCGCGACCAGGCCATGGACGACGTTCAGACGCTGGTAGCAGAAAGCCGCGGGGATTGATCCGGCGCGCAGCAGGGCGACGAGCGCATGGGCCTTGGCGCAGCAGATACCGGTGCGCTGCGCGAGAACGTCGGAAGCGCGCCACGGGACCCGTACATCCCCCGTGTCGCTGGAGTGCGGGATGGTGTCGCGCACGAATTCAAAGGCCGCTTTGGCGTATGTGTATGCATCGCGACTGTCGCGGCGGAGACGGGCGGCCGTCTCCCGCACCAGCGGGTGCTTGTGGTCGACGACCTCGTCGGCGACGAGATACGCGGACAGTTCAGGGTTCTGCTGAATCAGCTCCATGCCCGCCGACCCTAAGGATGCGGCCGGTCAGAAGTCAATCAACTTCCGATCGGCCGCATACCTATGCAGAGAGAAGCTACTTCGCCATCTCTTCCTTCAGCGCCTGGACGAAGGCGTCGACATCGTCCTCGGTGGTGTCGAAGGAGCACATCCAGCGAACGTCGCCCGCCGCCTCGTCCCAGAAGTAGAAGCGGAAACGCTTCTGCAGACGCTCGCTCACATCGTGCGGGAGGCGCGCGAAGACGGCGTTGGCCTGGACGGGGTGAAGGATCTCCACACCGTCGACCGCGCGTACGCCCTGGGCGAGACGCTGGGCCATGGCATTCGAGTGCCGGGCATTGCGCAGCCACAGATCGCGCGCCAGCAGCGCCTCCAACTGCACAGATACGAAACGCATCTTGGAGGCGAGCTGCATCGACAGCTTGCGCAGATGCTTCATGTGGCTGACGGCGTCCGGGTTGAGGACGATGACGGCCTCGCCGAAGAGCATGCCGTTCTTGGTGCCGCCGAAGGAGAGGACATCGACGCCGACGGCGTTGGTGAACGTCCGCATCGGGACGTTCAGCGACGCGGCGGCGTTGGATATCCGGGCCCCGTCGAGATGGACCTTCATCCCCCGCTCGTGCGCGTGCTCGCAGATGGCGCGGATCTCGTCGGGCGTGTAGACCGTGCCCAGCTCGGTGTTCTGGGTGATCGAGACGACCTGCGGCATCGCCCGGTGCTCGTCGTCCCAGCCGAACGCCTGGCGGTCGATGAGCTCGGGCGTCAGCTTGCCGTCCGGAGTCGGTACGGTCAGCAGCTTCAGCCCGCCCATCCGCTCCGGCGCGCCACCCTCGTCGACGTTGATGTGCGCGGACTCGGCGCAGATCACGGCGCCCCAGCGGTCGGTGAGCGCCTGGAGGGCCGTCACATTGGCGCCGGTGCCGTTGAAGACCGGGAAGGCTTCC
This portion of the Streptomyces sp. NBC_01750 genome encodes:
- a CDS encoding LacI family DNA-binding transcriptional regulator, which gives rise to MKDVAARAGVGLKTVSRVVNGEPGVTPDTERRVQEAIESLGFRRNDSARVLRKGRTASIGLVLEDLADPFYGPLNRAVEEVARAHGALLINGSSAEDPEREQELVLALCARRVDGLIVIPAGHDHRYLEPEIKAGVATVFVDRPAGQIDADVVLSDSFGGARKGVAHLIAHGHRRIGFIGDQPRIHTAVERVRGYRAAMEDAGLVVDESWVSLGSTAPERVRAAVEAMLAGPEPVTALFAGNNRVTVTAVRVLAERDRPVALVGFDDIELADLLGITVIAQDAATLGRTAAERLFRRLDGVDDEPAQVALETVLIPRGSGELPPPADQ
- a CDS encoding DUF6986 family protein codes for the protein MGQQEKVATSLAGAVSEGISASLAPVDEELARRYPGDPGTRQPVHTVYVPGDVFAADTIRSWGDRALAALDEHAPDAASFAAVLGLGDELAAPVYDRVRAKLEREPVEDLRVDFEDGYGGRGDADEDADAARAARLINEAYARGASRPESGGGAAAPYMGIRMKCMEAAVRDRGIRTLDIFLTGLMESGGLPAGLVLTLPKVTYTEQVTAMVRLVEEFEKARGLEAGRIGFEIQIETSQSILAADGTAAVARMIDAARGRATGLHYGTFDYSACLGVSAAYQASDHPAADYAKAVMQVAAAGTGVRVSDGSTNVLPVGTTEKVHDAWRLHYGLTRRALARAYYQGWDMHPGHLPTRYAAVFAFYREGFEQAAARLSAYANHSGGDVMDEPATAKALSGYLLRGIDCGALDTAEVVGLTGLTREDLERFASPRRGDLTATAK
- a CDS encoding electron transfer flavoprotein subunit alpha/FixB family protein; protein product: MAEVLVYVDHVDGAVRKPTLELLTLARRIGEPVAVALGSGAGATAPALAEHGAVKVLTADAPEFADYLVVPKVDALQAAYEAVSPVAVLVPSSAEGKEIAARLAVRIGSGIITDAVDLEAGDEGPVATQSAFAASFTTKSRVSKGTPVITVKPNSAPVEAAPAAGAVETLAVTFSEAATGTKVVSRTPRESTGRPELTEAAIVVSGGRGVNGAENFHIIESLADSLGAAVGASRAAVDAGWYPHSNQVGQTGKSVSPQLYIASGISGAIQHRAGMQTSKTIVAINKDAEAPIFDLVDYGVVGDLFEVVPQLTAEVQTRKG
- a CDS encoding electron transfer flavoprotein subunit beta/FixA family protein, translating into MSLRIVVCVKYVPDATGDRHFADDLTVDREDVDGLLSELDEYAVEQALQIADEADDAEITVLTVGPEDAKDALRKALSMGADKAVHVEDDDLHGTDVMGTSLVLAKAIEKTGYDLVIAGMASTDGTMGVLPAILAERLGVPQVTLLSELSVEDGVVKGRRDGDTASEQLEASLPAVVSVTDQSGEARYPSFKGIMAAKKKPVESLDLEDLEIEADEVGLEGAWTAVDSAAERPARSAGTIVKDEGEGGKQLAEFLASQKFI
- a CDS encoding flavin reductase family protein; protein product: MTASPDLGTAQLASPDLLRSVFRQHAAGVAVITAQGDNPVGFTATSLNSVAAEPPLISFGVGTSSSSWPVIARAEHVGVHILGEHQQELAATFARRGADRFAQPTRWSTGPEGVPVLDGVLAWLVCRVVGRVQAGDHRIVIAEAVVGDPAGAGRPLLYHQGRFNALRD
- a CDS encoding putative leader peptide gives rise to the protein MTRVAHPGTRLTAPAINRHADAVPQDLLLHGRPHVDLVRNASARCPAF
- a CDS encoding TlpA family protein disulfide reductase, giving the protein MTGLVVCAVVLAAASAFGLWRQRSSGRLKVRGRDAGRRLGAAELGVELGRRATLVQFSSAFCAPCRATRRTLAEVSDMIDGVSHVEIDAEERLALVRDLNILKTPTVLVLDASGRIVTRASGQPRKADVIAALGQAV
- a CDS encoding DUF4395 domain-containing protein; the protein is MDIDARGPRFGAAVTTLVLAAVLVTGSGFPLAWQALCFAAGAVFGVPRSPYGWLFRTAVRPRVGPPAEFESPAPPRFAQAVGLAFALLGLGGYFWGPSWLALTATGCALAAAFLNAVFGYCLGCELYPLFRRATTARS
- a CDS encoding lysophospholipid acyltransferase family protein, which produces MAEIVYRPVIGAARTLFKALDLKIDTQGSENIPRSGGAVLVSNHISYLDFIFTGLAALPQKRLVRFMAKESVFRHKISGPLMRGMKHIPVDRTQGETAYAHALDSLRSGQIIGVFPEATISQSFTLKSFKSGAARLAQEAGVPLIPMALWGTQRIWTKGRPRNFRRSHIPITIRVGEPVEAPADQYAGAITRRLRERCQELLEAAQRAYPVRPKDASDTWWVPAHLGGTAPTPAEVREAG
- a CDS encoding B3/B4 domain-containing protein, which produces MTLTLTVSDEVRDLAPGFTHLAVEARGLVNGESNADSSALLDDAARRLAERLDGRAPHEDPHMVAWRAAYSAFGAKPSRTRNSAEALARRALADGGLPRINRLVDLYNAISVAHLIPVGGEDTDHIQGGMRLVRATGEEPFGTVAGGEETVERPEPGEVIWCDDEGVTCRRWNWRQGVRTRLTEESVNALFLLEGMAPMTNGELEAAAAELAESLEKLSPGARISVCRPSNGS
- a CDS encoding transglutaminase-like domain-containing protein, whose protein sequence is MELIQQNPELSAYLVADEVVDHKHPLVRETAARLRRDSRDAYTYAKAAFEFVRDTIPHSSDTGDVRVPWRASDVLAQRTGICCAKAHALVALLRAGSIPAAFCYQRLNVVHGLVALKLPGREEWARLDPRGNRPGIDAQFSLVKERLAFDIRQESNGMDYPVLYDVPHPAVLAALRAAPDQETLWTLYPAEL
- a CDS encoding threonine aldolase family protein, producing the protein MADPQAVTSPKTDARRHHDPSVRGFASDNYAGAHPEVLAALSVANGGHQIAYGEDEYTEHLQRIMHSHFGPTAEAFPVFNGTGANVTALQALTDRWGAVICAESAHINVDEGGAPERMGGLKLLTVPTPDGKLTPELIDRQAFGWDDEHRAMPQVVSITQNTELGTVYTPDEIRAICEHAHERGMKVHLDGARISNAAASLNVPMRTFTNAVGVDVLSFGGTKNGMLFGEAVIVLNPDAVSHMKHLRKLSMQLASKMRFVSVQLEALLARDLWLRNARHSNAMAQRLAQGVRAVDGVEILHPVQANAVFARLPHDVSERLQKRFRFYFWDEAAGDVRWMCSFDTTEDDVDAFVQALKEEMAK